CATATCAAGGCCATTCACCCCCTCTATAAAATCATCCCTTGTATACCCGAACATGTTGAGTCCATGGAGGTTGACAAATGTGATATGTATGGTGAGGTCAGACTCAAATACTGCCTCGGGCAGAAGCTCTGCAAGCTCCCTGAATCGTTTTTCGCTCTTAACCAGGGCGGTTTCTACCTTTTTACGGGCCTCTTCAGCCTGCTCAAGGGAGATTATCTTCTGTTCCAGATCTTCATAGGTAGGTTTTTGAGACATGCAGTTCTCCGGTCAGGTGACAGCATCAGGGGGTATACCTGCTCAACAGAAAGACAAACCCTGAAGTGGGTGGGCCAATAATGATCTGGCATTGATCTGTCTCCAGCGGGATGCGTGTCTTTTTGGCCTTTCCGCCCAGTTCCATCCCGTTTACAACAATACCGAATGCGCTACCCCTGTCAACCACCCAGAGCTTTCCGCCTTCATAATTGATAGAGAGGTGATTTCTTGAAATCACATAGGGTTTTTCCTCTTCTATGGCAAGATTATTTGTGTAAAAGACATCCATTTCAGAGTCATCCGGGGGCACATAGCGGCCAATCCTGAATGGGAACCTTGTTATTAAAAGCTTCCTGTTGTTAAGCGCCTTTTTGGCCTTTTCAGACTGCCCCTCAAGCAGCGCCTCTATGCCCTTTTCGTGGCCATCCATCCTCTCTGCTAGCATATCGCTTGACTGCCTGAGTCTTTCAAAAAGGCTCTTCATTATTGGAATAAGCCTGGATGGGTTTTCTCTTAAGAGTTCATTAAAATGCTCCCTGCTTATCACCCTGAGCTTCAGGTTGGTCTCCGCCTTTACCGATGCAGACCTTGGGCGGTCTTCTATCAGCGCCATCTCCCCGAATACCTCGCCGTTTTCCACAACAGCAAGGGTTACCTCTCCGGCAGATGTCTGCTTAAAGAT
The nucleotide sequence above comes from Desulfatiglans sp.. Encoded proteins:
- a CDS encoding cyclic nucleotide-binding domain-containing protein, whose translation is MDTVISFKAGETIIEEGDEGSWAYVILSGKARIFKQTSAGEVTLAVVENGEVFGEMALIEDRPRSASVKAETNLKLRVISREHFNELLRENPSRLIPIMKSLFERLRQSSDMLAERMDGHEKGIEALLEGQSEKAKKALNNRKLLITRFPFRIGRYVPPDDSEMDVFYTNNLAIEEEKPYVISRNHLSINYEGGKLWVVDRGSAFGIVVNGMELGGKAKKTRIPLETDQCQIIIGPPTSGFVFLLSRYTP